The DNA segment GTGGACAAGGCGGTGCGCTTCCAGCAAAGCGGGTGGAACAGCTGCGCCAGTATGTCGAGGAGAACTACGACagtgaagagaagaagctacGCGATGATCATATCCACCAGCATTTGGGCTCGGCCCTCACCGCGGCTATATGCGATTTTCTGGATCTGCCAGGCGTCGAGATGGGTCGACAGAATTTCGCTCACTCGGCACTGTTGCAGAACCAACTCAACAGTCTCACGTCAACGCAAGGCCCACCTTCTACTCACCCAGGTGCTGGTCTCTCTTACATTCGAACGAATGCTTTCATGGAGAATCATCCATACTGGGGACCTCAGGCTCACCGCGCGCCTGTGAAAGCGCGTGTCATGACACCACGTACGAGCGCGACCTTCAACAACCACTACGCTTTGCTCGGCATTGGAGGAGTAGTGGCCCGTGACCCCATTGGCACTGGGGTCAACGTCGATAGTCGCGCAGCTGTTCCGGAATACAACGAGAACGAGAAAGAGGAGCACTATGCTAACCCCGATCGCATGGTGACCGCTCTCGATGAGAACCTACCAGGCGGCAACAAGATTTGGGTGCATCCTCAATCGGCTCACATCAATGAGGCAGGATTCATCGACCTGGAGATAAGCAGAGGCGACAAggaagccattgctgtcAAGCGGAACAAGGTGCAACACATTCATGATGCGAGGAGTCAAAGTTTTGGTGCTACAGGATCGGGATATGTTGGCGGTGCGCGCCCAGGACAAGAGCCCAATTATGGTTCCAGCCTGCCAGAtatgaggaggagaaggacgtCGGGAGTGGAGGGATTCGACCGAGAAATGGGAAGAAGCCCACTAGATCAGGCTCAGGCAACGGAGAGGATCAGACGTTTGATGGATGGCTATACCCCAAAGAATTCGCCGTCAGACAGTTCGAAATCATCAGTAGAGTGAGAAAATGTATGTATAGATGTGCCCAAAAGAGATGCGTGATGCAGTGAAAGTATTGTGCAGAGTGTCGTTGATCAGAACTGCACCGACTAAAGCCGATCCTACCCTCGAAAGCTTGGCGAAAAGCCCCAGCTGTCACTTGCGGGCACTTCACCTCGACCGATAGCTTCTCGCATCGACTTCTGCGGCATAGAATGACCAAGAACACCATGGCTCCTCGGCCAATTGCCAATCCCGACCTCCCCAAGCCGCCTTCGGGCAAGTATCCAGCCAAGGCTCACGCGAGAAGGGTTGCAAAATATATCGCTGAGCATGGCGGGCCAAGCAGCGGTATCATCTATCTGGAGGGGCAGAGCACTAAAATGACAGAGGTACAAAATTCGTTTGAAAAGGTATCGAAGTGAATGCGCTGATGTGTGATTTCAGGACGACGATCAAGCGAGCCACTTCAGGTTTGTTATTCGGCGTCTGCGATAACGCCCGTCATCCGTGATTGACGTTCTACAGGCAACGACGACATTTTTACTACCTTACCGGATGCGACTTGCCAGACTGTTTCTTCGCCTATGATATCGCGTCTGATACTTCAACACTATGGATCCCGCCTGTCGACCCAGAATATGTCATGTGGGCAGGCATGCCACTTCTACCCAAGGAAGCACTCGAACGATACGACATCGATCATGTGTCAACTACAGATGATCTCAAGTCAGGAAAGTCTTTGGTTGATATGCTatcgaagcagaagcctgTTATTCTGGCGATCGAAGACCGAGCAGATTTGGCCATCTTCGACACTCCTGCTATCAAGAATTTCCAGCCTGAGATTAACCTCGCCTCGCTCCGGGAGGCAATTGAGGAATGTAGAGTCGTCAAGGATGAGCATGAGATCGCCATGATCAGGCATGCTAACATTGTATCCTCATATGCCCATGAGCAGGTTCTGTCATCCGTCCCACGCGCCTCCAACGAGCGCGAACTCAACGCCGTCTTCGTCATGCACTGCCACGCCAATGGCTGCAAAGAGATGGCCTACGGCTGCATTTGTGCTTCTGGAACAGCAGGAAGCACTCTTCACTACGTCCACAACGATCAACCCCTCGAAGGCAAGGACAATATTTTGCTCGACGCCGGAGCAGAATACAACTGCTATTGCGCCGACATCACTCGCACCTTCCCCATTACCAAAGATGGCAGATTTACAAAAGAGAGCAAAGAGATCTATGATCTCGTCTTGCTGATGCAAAGCGAGGCTTTCAAGCTCATTCGACCTGGTGCCATGTGGGAGGATTGTCACATGAAAGCTCACACGACCGGCGCTTTAGGATTGCAAAAGTTGGGTATCTTCAATAAAGACCTCACATTGGAACAAATCATGTCCTCACACATTATGACGCGATTCTTCCCTCATGGTTTGGGACACTACCTTGGTATGGACACACACGATACGGGAGGCCACGCGAACTACGATGACCCAGATCCTTACTTTGCTTATCTACGTAAGCGTGGCCCGTTGCCTGTCGGCGCTGTTATCACGAATGAGCCTGGGATATACTTCCGCGAGTTTCCATTGAGGCAAGAGTTGAAGGACGGGAAGTGGGATGGCATTGTGGAGCAAGAAGTCCTGGACAGATACTGGAGGGTGGGAGGTGTGAggatcgaggacgatgtggtCATTACAGAAGACGGATATGAGAATCTGACCACGGTCAGCAGTGACTGGCAGACTGTTGAGGGCATGGTGCAGAGGGGACTGGCGAACGGAGCTCTGCATTAGCGCGGTGTTTTGCATGAGTGAGAATTGAAGTGAGTTTGAAAGAAGTGAACAGATCGTATCATTCGCTGATTTTACGTCTACAGTTTGATGAGTTCACAGGAACAGGCACTGCGGTCTCTCGCTTGCGTGgcgcttcacttcacaaTTCACTGCCGTGTCTGATTGGGGCAGACTAGAGCCGCGGTATGGTTTGTTTGCTATGATGCAAGATGTGAAACTGTCTACGGTGTCTTACATTGAGGAGTGAAGTGAAAGTCTCACTTCTTCGATCAGGCATTAAAACTCCATGCCCCATCCAATCGCTCTCCTTTTCCGCTTCTTCATTCAAGAACCGCTCAGCTTTAGCAGAATTTCAACATTGAAGGGTCCACACAGCAATGGCTACAGCGAAAATGTCGACAGTTCCAGCACTAGCCGAGTGCACAAGCGCTGCATCAGAGTAAGCGGATTCACTGTGTCatttctgcagctgctgatcTGTCGCAGTTTCTCTACCGCGCCAGTACTGATCACTGTTGGCGAAACGAAGCAGCACTTCTACGTTCACGAGCCTGTTTTGCGGGCCGCGTCTAGATTCTTCGAAGCGGCTCTTGACAAGGAATGGCTCGAGCGCCAGACTCGTGTGGTCAATCTCCCTGAGAGTAACCCAGAAGCTTTCACAGTCTACGTCAACTGGCTGTATTTCGGTAGACTGTTCGTCGACGACGAGCCTTCTGTGCCGCCGGAGAGCAAACAAATGTTTGAGATTTTGGTACGCGCATACTTGCTTGGAGACCAGCTTCTAGACGTGGCTTTCAAGGACGCCGCTGTCGATGCTTTTGGCCAAGAAACGCTCAAGCTCTATGAGGGTATCCGATACCTCCCAGGTGCGATTCCTCGCCATTTGTTGTACGAGAATTCGCTGCCGACCGCGCCACTCCGACGTCTAGTGGTCAGAAGACTCACGATGTTTCAAAATGCTTCTAACATCAAAGAGGACGAACCGAGCGCTTTTCTTCACGATGTTATCCAGGCGCTGGTCCACAGAGACACGCCTACTGTCGATGACTTCGTTCAGGAGCTGGCGGACTGCAAGTATCATGAGCACGAGGCAGGAGCAGAGAACTGCTACAGGAGCAAGCGGCGATGATCAGAATCGTTGTAGAGGCGTGAGACTCGGACTCGTAAGTGGGGGAAGGGCGAGTGCTGAGTCGGGTTCCGTGCAATTTCAGGTACGATTGAGGCCGCGTGCCGTGGAAGGCCGCTCGTGAACGAACGGTTGCCGCCAAGGTAGTAGGCAAAAGAGCAGCGCGATGGACCGCGTACTGGGTGGGCTTGGTATCAGAAACGTTTGCTGCAGATATGAagtggagctgcagctgcagaaacAGTTCCATGCAAGGTGGAACGCACTTGACAAACGTTCACTGTCCCAACACAAATTCTCTCTTCCACATATGCGCTCGAACCAACGACGCACGCGCAGGCCCGTCACGCACTAGATCAGTCCGGTCATTGGAGCACCATGACTCTCGCTCTCTCCACCATGTCGCCATCAGCATCGATTTGGACAAAGGCGCTGCCGGCGGCGCATGCCCACGAGTACGTTGTCAACATGGTCCATTATGCAAAGCGTCACTGACCTGCGGTTTCTAGCTTCAAGAGCCGaaccatcaccatcaaagTTGGCCAAGAGCCTGAGTGCTTCTATGTGAACGAAGCGATGCTACGCAAGACCTCTAAGTTCTTCGAAAAAGCTCTCAAGGAGCAGTGGAAGGAGGGAAACGAGAGGGAAGTACGACTTCCAGAGATGAAGCCTCATACTTTCAACATCTACCTAAACTGGGCGCTCActggcaagctcttcttgGAAGACGGAGAGGAAGTCTGGATGTCGGACAACCAGATCTTCGACAACATCGCCGATTCTTTCGTCTCGGGAGATATGGTATTCGACTCTGAGTTCAAAGACGCAGTCACAGACGCAGCCGCTTCTCTCTTCGCCAGCGTACGCTCGGGCCAAGGTCGTTGGCTTCTGGGCAGTGAATTGCGCCAATATCTCTATGACAACACTTCATCAAGCTGCGCTACCCTTCGTCGCATGCTGGTTCGTCAATTGAGCATGTCATCGAAGCTGGCAGAGCTCGTGTCGGAGGACGAACCGCCGGCGTCGCTATATGAGCTGAGCGTTGAGCTCGCTAAAGGAAAATCGAaggcgatggaggagttCAAGAAAGAGGTTGAAGATTGCGAGTACCACGAGCATGCCCCAGGAGCAGACAACTGCTACAGAACCAGGCTTCATTGAAGGGAATCTACTCAAAGCACGCTGGGCCAGAGACACTTGCACAGTCGTGAGCTGGAGGAATGCTCGGCTTCATGTCAGGGTTGTGGCAGTGGAGATAGATTGTCTGCTCGATGTGCAAAGAGGCATACACAAAGCGCATGGACGACATATGAAGTAATTGAGACCGCGAGTAGACAGTCGGTCGCATCTTACACGAGCTAAGCTTCTTTTCAGACGGCAAGACCACGATCATGAGAGTAGAAGTGAGCTGAGGTGGCTCTGCGGCAGCGCTAGCGGCGTTTGCCACTGTTCGCAAGTGAAGGCCTCATAACGGCACCTCTGTGGTGCAACAGACATCGACTCACTCCACAAACCACGCGTTCCTCGTTACTTCATCGGAAGCCGCTTTCAACCACGAACCCAGCAATATAGTATGACTTCCAGTGGCTTGAAGTCAGCATCGCCAGAGCTCCCTCTCGCGAGCGCGGCAATCGAGTAAGTAATCGCCATCTTGGAATGAAGAATTGACTGACCGACGACAGCTTCTCTGCCGCGCCCGTCATTGTGAACGTCGGCTCGGACGAATCTCAGCGATTCTACGTCAACGAAACAGTACTTCGGAGATCCTCGAAGTTCTTCAACGCTGCACTGGGCAAGGAATGGAAGGAACGCCAGGAGCGCACCATCAATCTACCTGAAGGCTCGCCAGCAGCCTTCAACACCTATCTGAATTGGCTCACTTCCGGCAAGCTGTACGTGAGCAACCAGCCTGAGACCGAACGCAGGCAGTGGAGCTGCGACACGAGACTGCTTGAAGCATACCTGCTTGGCGACAAGTTATCAGACGTCGACTACAAAGATGCTGCAGCCGACGCTTTGGCCAACGAATTCCATACGCTTCGCGGCGGATGGTATTGGAGCTTCTGCAAGAACGATCGCACGAATCTCTACGAGAACACTGTCGCTGGTGCATCGCTTAGGCTTTTGTTCGTCCAGTCGATGTTGACGCACTGTGGGGTCCAAATGTTGGAGACCGAAGGTGAACCCAACGCTTTGCTGCATGAGATGGTGATGGCAATGCATACGCGTGGACGTCCATCGAAGAGACAGTTCGAAGAAGACGTCAAGGCTTGCGAGTTCCACGAGCACGAACCTGGAGCAGAGAACTGCTACAAGAACAAGCGATCTCGGGAATCGTGATTACATCGACGCACCGAACGTTTGCGGGTCCGTGGATGAGATTATGGATTCGAGGTTCGACACCCAGCAAGCTTCCACCGGATCGAAGGCTTCGAGAGGATGGATTATCCGCAGAGCTTGACCTTACAAGATGGCGCGAGTCACACAGAACACTCATTGTGGGAGGTGATCTGTGGCATATCCAGTCAGTATCACGCGAATACAAGTACCACTTTCGGGGGTCTCAGAGATGAGCAGCTTCCAAGCAAAGATCGAACTTTCTGCAGATCCAGGTCAGCATGGAAGAGAGGTCGCAACGAGCAGTGAATTTCACAGTGACGCATCACTTACATTCCTACCTCTACAACTGATGCCCTGTCTTCTCCACCGCCTTCTTATACCCCTCCGTACCCTCACACTCCCCCAACCACTTCTCGATCCCGGGCCACTTCCCTCCTTGCGTCCCCAACTCCCTCTCCAAGATAAACCTCGCAGAGAACTGCATCATGATATCCGCCACAGTCAATTTGTCCCCGCACAAGAATTTCCCTCCACTCTTCTCCAATTCCGCTTGCAAGTAATCCAAATCTTTGATGACGTTTTTGCTCAGTCCTGCGATGGTCTTGGAGACGTCGCCGTCTTGTTGGTTCCAGCGGGCGTATAAGCAGGCGAGACTGTGGAGCATGAAGGTCGCTTCGGCGGCGTGGACCCATTGGAGGACTTTGTAGCGTTCTGGAGAGCCTGCGGGTGGGAGGAGGCGGTGGGAGGTGTCATATTTGTCGGAGAGGTATCTTTGGGGGTGTCAGTCGGATTGAGGGCGAGGTGCGTGTCGAGGAGGGAGGAAGTTGACGTACTCGCAAATATTCCCACTCTCGTAGAACACGTTTCCTTCATCCACGAGTGTAGGGAATTTGCCTAATCCTCCTGCTTCTTGCTTGAAATCTGCGGGAGCAGCATTATTTTCTCGTGGGGCGAATTTCAATTCGTAGTCGAGGCCGAGTTCGTGAAGGTGCCATGCTGTGCGGATACAGCGTGAGGCTTGaaggaagtagagcttgatGGCTGGCATGGTGCTCGATTGCAGTTCCTGCGTTGTCAATACGGtaaagtagtaggtatagaAAGTGTTAAAGAAAGTGTCGTTATTGAGTTCTCCTACCGTTCAGTGATCTCTTCATGTCTACGCCAAATACTCAACACGCAATGCAGCAGTAGCTCTTCTCCTAAGACCACTCTCCAATGCCATGACGTCCAACCTATCCCACCACATACATCATCacgagcagcaccaccgGAGACACTGCCGTGTTTCACGAGCTCTTCCTCAACCCCGCGACCAAGCTCATTCGGAGCTTCCAGTGATCCGCATGCGATGTGGGACACGTCGGACAAAGTAATTGTCAGAAAGAGGCTCGAAGCCATTGTGAGGGGTCGAGTTCTAGATGTCCACCACAGATGTGCATGAGGATCTCTGCTGATCTTTTTCCGCGGACGATCGGACAGGATGGAAGCTTGTCTGGGAGCTCTGGTGCAGCTCTCGCGTGCTTGGTGGCACGACGTAACGAGAGCTGTAGGAGTTTATTGGGACCCTGGCTGCGAGAACGTGAAggtgaagatgaagctgGGGAAGAAGTGTGTGGATGTGTTGGTGATGGTCAAGAGAAAGACGTGAGATGTGTCGCGACTTCCGGCTTACTCTGTTCAGCAATTCCGGAAAGTGCAAGGGTGTTTGATGGAAGCAACCCACCAGCTGTGGAACTTGCACGGTGCACTTTTTCTCAAACAACCAACGACATCGGGTTTTGCACAATTAGCAAAGACACGACTCCAGATGGCGTGTGCAGGGCGACAAGGTAGGCAACGTAGTTTGTTTTGACCTCTCCTCGCATCTTGCGAGGAGATTCTTTCATTCGTACAATTAATTACAGTTGTCGCATTCATGAGCAATGCGAGATTCATAAACATCATTGTGGTATCATAGCTCTCTTATCCTCTCTCTTCTGTTCATATTGAGACGTCAAACCATTGATCATAATCTAAGCCTCGTACTCGCCCTTCGACTTGGCCTTCTCCGAAGCACCCTTGATGAAGCGCGACAGATCGACGACGGGAAGCTGGAATGGGAAGTCGAGCGCGGCCAAcatgatggcgaagaagatgtacCAGCCGAGCATATCGACGACGAATGTGGTGGCACCTGCCGCGATGACCTCGGTGGAAGCCTTGCTCGCGAGAGAGGCAGCCGCGGCCATGTTTCCTGCTGCCGTTGCCTCTGCTTCCTGAGCCAAGTGCCAGAAGGCAGCGGCGAGGAGACCGAAGGATGGAACGAGGAAcaagaagatgaggaagaagaccaagTTGGTTCGGAGGGAGAGGATCATGTACAAGAAGCACAGGACACccatgaagacgaggaagaaggctgtgCGGTGTTAGTGCGGTGCGATCAACATTGGAAGATTGGAGACATACCGTAAGATGCGTTAAAGCCCACTGATGTCAGACCAGTTGTCACCTCCTCGCCAGGTGTCGCGTATGCGCCCCAGGCATTGTAGAAAGGCTGAAGGGTCGCACCGTATTGGAGCCAGAAAGCACCAAAGGagctgaagacgacgaaTGGGAAGGTGTTGCCCTGGACTTTGTTAGCCCTGGTACGTTTTCTGCGCTCAGAAAAAACTTACCAAGATGAATTCACCAAGACCGCCGAGAATCATCAAGAGAccaccaaagaagaagtagacaCCAGTGGATGCTGCACCATTGCCACCAGCTCCTCTCCATCCCATCAAGTCGCAAGACAAAGGTGTGAGAGAGAGCAAGAAACCGACGAGAGCCCTGCGAGGAAAATTAGCCTGAGGCGCTGCTGTTGAGCTTCAGGTCAACTTACAAAGGTGTTGGGTTACCGAAGGTCTTTCGGAGATCACCTGCGACCTTGTTTTGTGGCGAAAGGTAGATCTTCTCGAAGAGCTCTGGCGAGATGGAAATGCTGCCAGAGGTCTGGATCTTCCTCAACGCGGTATCTGGATCCATATCTTTGTCGAGGTGGTATCCTGGATGTTGGATTAGTATGATGCTCACATCGCAATGGCGCGGCTGGCAACAATGCCACGCCAGCAGGTGTTCACAATTCGAGAGTCGCACAAATTATGCGACTCCTGCATCTGTGCGTTCTCGAATACAAGATTGCGCCAACTGCGTCCTCAAGCTATGCTATGACTCCAATCTCGAGGGATGGTGTTCAACATCGAGGACTGCAGTCATACCTGTCGAATTCGTGGTTGCGGTCGCGCTGCTTGTGGCAAAGTTGCCAGGCTGGCCTGCGTGGGTGTCACACGTACCGTTCTCGAAGTCCTTTTCGCGTGGAGCACCGGCTCCCGTTGGGGCAGTGAGGTTGGTGTTGTTGGCAGTAGCGTTGTACGTGTCACTCATAATGGCAGCGCTGTGTGATCAATGCACAACTGATCAAGCTGGTCAATGGCAATGCTGTGAATCAAAGATGAATGATACAGCAAAGCAAGATTGGTAGGATCAAAAGGGGACACGAGCAGAGGCCAGGGCACGAGGCGTGTCTGTCTTTATTTACGCAAAGCACAGATCATCGAAAGCAAAGAGAGCGACGGCTCCGCACACGTTGAAGTTGCCGGAACCTAGGAGCGGGTTGCAGAGTGGCTGCGATCGCGCTATGGCCCTGCCTGCTTGGGTCTGGCGGGCCACTGGCGGGCCAGTGCAACGACAGCAGGTGATCACAGGATGAGCAACGCCGACGCCATCTGATGGACAGAGCATCACGACCGCAGCACAGCTCTGCTCCCCTTCACGCGTCGTGTCGTCGCCGCGTGCA comes from the Cercospora beticola chromosome 4, complete sequence genome and includes:
- a CDS encoding mitochondrial 37S ribosomal protein bS1m gives rise to the protein MSKSLHSPTARLLQSSRLFSLPRPLPPPILESPSASGAYKASETATLPYPTHQAIATPASSHFRGDWGLKRPIPRKTTARSTTPVIRVRAQDNTQHITDFESAADHVLTEAKWRQMGIPLINKDGRTNYSGNRGTPQSVYDDNLDNTDPDATRFDAQLPSGRQNLSSANAETGNQRWKFAGPWLAGMEEGEFEDYVSDKLSKRKAEFKKFLAKRILEKRIRDEERVNRERGQGGALPAKRVEQLRQYVEENYDSEEKKLRDDHIHQHLGSALTAAICDFLDLPGVEMGRQNFAHSALLQNQLNSLTSTQGPPSTHPGAGLSYIRTNAFMENHPYWGPQAHRAPVKARVMTPRTSATFNNHYALLGIGGVVARDPIGTGVNVDSRAAVPEYNENEKEEHYANPDRMVTALDENLPGGNKIWVHPQSAHINEAGFIDLEISRGDKEAIAVKRNKVQHIHDARSQSFGATGSGYVGGARPGQEPNYGSSLPDMRRRRTSGVEGFDREMGRSPLDQAQATERIRRLMDGYTPKNSPSDSSKSSVE
- a CDS encoding uncharacterized protein (MEROPS:MER0001733), giving the protein MAPRPIANPDLPKPPSGKYPAKAHARRVAKYIAEHGGPSSGIIYLEGQSTKMTEDDDQASHFRQRRHFYYLTGCDLPDCFFAYDIASDTSTLWIPPVDPEYVMWAGMPLLPKEALERYDIDHVSTTDDLKSGKSLVDMLSKQKPVILAIEDRADLAIFDTPAIKNFQPEINLASLREAIEECRVVKDEHEIAMIRHANIVSSYAHEQVLSSVPRASNERELNAVFVMHCHANGCKEMAYGCICASGTAGSTLHYVHNDQPLEGKDNILLDAGAEYNCYCADITRTFPITKDGRFTKESKEIYDLVLLMQSEAFKLIRPGAMWEDCHMKAHTTGALGLQKLGIFNKDLTLEQIMSSHIMTRFFPHGLGHYLGMDTHDTGGHANYDDPDPYFAYLRKRGPLPVGAVITNEPGIYFREFPLRQELKDGKWDGIVEQEVLDRYWRVGGVRIEDDVVITEDGYENLTTVSSDWQTVEGMVQRGLANGALH